A part of Aegilops tauschii subsp. strangulata cultivar AL8/78 chromosome 2, Aet v6.0, whole genome shotgun sequence genomic DNA contains:
- the LOC109764655 gene encoding probable protein phosphatase 2C 41 translates to MARFCCFGAGCSELTGHASATSGKGKGCQGQVKVSYGFSLVRGKTNHPMEDFHVAELAEVKGNELGLFAIYDGHLGDTVPAYLQKNLFPNILNEEEFWTHPDRAITKAYEKTDKAILSHTPDLGQGGSTAVTAILINGSKLWVANVGDSRAVLLKGGEAIQMSIDHDPNAERGAIENKGGFVSNMPGDVPRVCGQLAVSRAFGDRNLKSLLKSEPDVKVEDIDHTAELVVLASDGVWKVMNNQEAVDVVKRYKDPQTAAKQLVAEAVKRDSKDDISCVVVRFKM, encoded by the exons ATGGCCAGGTTTTGCTGCTTCGGTGCTGGTTGCTCCGAG TTGACAGGCCATGCATCAGCCACCTCTGGTAAAGGGAAAGGCTGTCAGGGCCAAGTCAAGGTTAGCTATGGGTTTAGCCTTGTAAGAGGAAAGACAAACCATCCGATGGAGGATTTTCATGTCGCAGAACTTGCTGAAGTGAAAGGAAACGAGCTTGGTCTTTTTGCTATTTATGATGGTCATTTAGGCGATACTGTTCCTGCATACCTACAGAAAAATTTGTTTCCTAATATTTTGAACGAG GAAGAGTTTTGGACACATCCGGACAGAGCAATCACAAAGGCTTATGAAAAGACGGACAAGGCTATTCTGTCACATACTCCAGATTTGGGACAAGGTGGCTCCACTGCTGTAACTGCCATCCTTATAAACGGCAGTAAGCTGTGGGTAGCTAATGTTGGGGATTCGCGAGCTGTTCTTCTGAAAGGAGGTGAGGCCATACAGATGTCAATTGACCACGACCCGAATGCAGAGCGTGGAGCTATTGAAAACAAGGGTGGTTTTGTTTCAAATATGCCAG GAGATGTTCCCAGAGTCTGTGGTCAGTTGGCCGTGTCCAGAGCGTTTGGGGACAGGAATCTAAAATCACTTTTGAAATCAGAGCCTGATGTGAAAGTTGAAGATATCGATCACACTGCTGAGCTAGTTGTCCTTGCGAGCGATGGAGTTTGGAAG GTAATGAACAATCAGGAAGCCGTTGATGTGGTGAAAAGGTACAAGGACCCACAAACAGCTGCCAAGCAATTAGTCGCCGAAGCAGTGAAAAGAGACAGTAAAGATGATATATCATGCGTGGTCGTTCGGTTCAAGATGTAA
- the LOC109764656 gene encoding cryptochrome-1 gives MSVSSSSMCGGDAGMKCVVWFRRDLRVEDNPALAAAARTAGEVVPAYVWSPEEDGPYFPGRVSRWWLSQSLKHLEASLHRLGAAKLVTRRSADSVAALLQLVRDTGATHLFFNHLYDPISLVRDHRLKETLTAEGIVVQSFNADLLYDPWEVNDDKGQPFNMFMPFWNRCLSMPYDPPAPLLPPKRINSGDLSMCPSDDLIFEDESERGSNALLARAWSPGWQNADKALSAFLNGPLIDYSVNRKKADSANTSLLSPYLHFGELSVRKVFHLVRMKQLVWSNEGNHAAEESCTLFLRSVGLREYSRYLCFNHPCSHEKPLLAHLRFFPWVVDESTFKFWRQGRTGYPLVDAGMRELWATGWLHDRIRVVVSSFFVKVLQLPWRWGMKYFWDTLLDADLESDALGWQYISGSLPDSRELDHIDNPQLEGYKFDPHGEYVRRWLPELARLPTEWIHHPWDAPASVLQAAGVELGSNYPLPIVELDTAQVRLQEALSEMWQLEAASRAAMDTGMEEGLGDSSEVPPIEFPQDLQMEVHWEPARVAPNVLTTAQRRQDQMVPTMTTSLNRVETEISADLGNSVDSRAEVPFRMHFEPRTEREEMIQSTGNAAGTNGIHHHNNFQQPQHRMRNIFAPSVSEASSSWTGRDGGVVPVWSPPAASGHSQTYGADEADVSSRSYLDRHPQSHRIMNWHQLSQSLTTGRDVENSVQPNFIG, from the exons ATGTCGGTCTCGTCCTCGTCTATGTGCGGCGGGGACGCCGGGATGAAGTGCGTGGTCTGGTTCCGGAGGGACCTCAGGGTGGAGGACAAcccggcgctggcggcggcggcgcgcaccgCCGGGGAGGTGGTGCCGGCGTACGtgtggtcgccggaggaggacgGCCCCTACTTCCCCGGCCGCGTGTCGCGGTGGTGGCTCAGCCAGAGCCTCAAGCACCTGGAGGCCTCGCTCCACCGCCTCGGCGCCGCCAAGCTCGTCACCCGGAGGTCGGCCGACTCCGTCGCCGCGCTGCTCCAGCTCGTCCGCGACACCGGCGCCACGCACCTCTTCTTCAACCATCTCTACG ACCCGATCTCGCTGGTCAGGGACCACCGGCTCAAGGAGACGCTGACGGCAGAGGGCATCGTCGTGCAGTCTTTCAATGCTGACCTGCTGTATGATCCATGGGAGGTCAACGATGATAAAGGCCAACCGTTCAACATGTTCATGCCGTTCTGGAACAGGTGCCTCAGCATGCCGTATGATCCCCCCGCGCCACTGCTGCCCCCTAAGAGAATCAATTCAG GTGACCTATCGATGTGCCCATCAGACGATCTGATCTTCGAGGATGAGTCAGAGAGGGGAAGCAATGCGCTTCTGGCACGGGCATGGTCACCAGGCTGGCAGAACGCAGATAAGGCGCTCAGTGCCTTCCTGAACGGCCCTTTGATCGACTACTCGGTGAACCGCAAGAAGGCGGACAGCGCAAACACCTCCCTCCTTTCACCTTACCTGCATTTTGGTGAGCTGAGTGTGCGCAAGGTTTTCCACCTTGTTCGAATGAAGCAACTCGTGTGGAGCAATGAGGGCAACCATGCAGCTGAGGAGAGCTGCACTCTGTTCCTCCGATCGGTCGGTCTCCGGGAGTACTCGCGATATCTTTGCTTCAACCATCCATGCAGCCATGAGAAGCCCCTCCTTGCACACCTCAGGTTCTTCCCTTGGGTGGTCGACGAAAGCACCTTCAAGTTTTGGCGCCAGGGACGGACTGGCTACCCTCTTGTTGATGCTGGCATGAGGGAGTTGTGGGCGACTGGGTGGCTGCATGATCGGATACGTGTGGTGGTTTCAAGTTTTTTCGTCAAGGTCCTTCAACTACCATGGCGATGGGGGATGAAGTATTTTTGGGACACTTTACTGGATGCTGATCTTGAGAGTGATGCGCTTGGTTGGCAGTACATCTCTGGCTCTCTCCCTGATAGCCGGGAGCTCGACCACATTGACAACCCTCAG CTCGAAGGCTACAAGTTTGATCCACATGGGGAATATGTCCGACGGTGGCTTCCTGAACTTGCAAGGCTGCCAACAGAATGGATACACCACCCATGGGATGCGCCTGCATCTGTGCTGCAAGCTGCAGGAGTTGAGTTAGGCTCCAACTATCCTCTCCCCATAGTTGAGCTAGATACAGCGCAAGTCAGGCTTCAAGAAGCCCTGTCAGAAATGTGGCAACTTGAGGCAGCATCCAGGGCCGCAATGGACACTGGAATGGAGGAAGGCCTGGGCGACTCCTCAGAGGTGCCACCAATCGAATTTCCCCAAGATTTGCAGATGGAAGTCCACTGGGAACCAGCCCGGGTAGCGCCCAATGTGCTCACAACCGCACAGAGACGCCAGGATCAGATGGTGCCTACCATGACAACTTCACTCAACAGGGTTGAAACAGAAATTTCTGCTGATTTGGGGAATAGCGTGGATAGTAGAGCAGAGGTGCCGTTCCGCATGCATTTTGAGCCACGGACTGAGAGGGAGGAAATGATTCAAAGCACGGGCAATGCAGCTGGAACTAATGGCATTCACCATCACAATAACTTTCAGCAACCTCAGCACCGTATGAGAAATATTTTTGCGCCATCTGTATCTGAAGCGTCAAGTAGCTGGACCGGGAGAGATGGTGGCGTGGTCCCAGTTTGGTCGCCTCCTGCAGCATCAGGCCATTCCCAAACTTATGGAGCTGATGAAGCTGATGTTTCTAGTAGGAGTTATTTGGATAGGCATCCTCAGTCGCACCGGATAATGAACTGGCATCAGCTATCACAGTCATT GACAACAGGCAGGGACGTGGAGAACTCCGTGCAGCCAAATTTCATCGGTTAG
- the LOC109764657 gene encoding ubiquitin carboxyl-terminal hydrolase 4 yields the protein MVMGASGSKLEKALGDQFPEGERYFGLENFGNTCYCNSVLQALYFCTPFREQLLEYYMNNKNPGDAEENLLTCLADLFMQVSQSKKKTGVIAPKRFVQRVKKQNELFRSYMHQDAHEFLNFLLNELVDILEKESSAAKDSPQSSSPEKVPNGPVQPLANGVKKEPPVTLVHKNFQGILTNETKCLRCETVTARDETFFDLSVDIEQNSSITSCLKNFSSTETLNAEDKFFCDKCCSLQEAQKRMKIKKAPHILVIHLKRFKYIEQLGRYKKLSYRVVFPMELKISSTSDDVDTEYSLFAVVVHVGSGPNHGHYVSLVKSHNHWLFFDDENVEMVEESTLQTFFGSSHEYSGNTDHGYILFYEGLGAKSLG from the exons ATGGTCATGGGAGCCAGCGGCTCCAAGCTCGAGAAGGCCCTCGGCGACCAGTTCCCTGAAGGCGAGCGCTACTTCGGCCTCGAGAACTTCGGCAACACCTGCTACTGCAACAGTGTACTCCAG GCACTTTATTTTTGCACTCCATTCAGGGAGCAGCTACTGGAATATTATATGAATAATAAAAATCCGGGAGATGCAGAGGAAAATCTTTTGACTTGTTTGGCAGATCTTTTCATGCAG GTAAGTCAATCAAAGAAAAAGACAGGCGTTATTGCTCCAAAACGTTTTGTCCAAAGAGTGAAGAAACAAAATGAATTATTTCGCAGCTACATGCACCAG GATGCTCATGAGTTCTTAAATTTTCTGTTGAATGAGCTTGTTGATATTCTGGAGAAAGAGTCCAGTGCTGCGAAGGACTCACCCCAATCATCATCTCCTGAAAAAGTTCCAAATGGGCCAGTTCAACCTTTGGCCAATGGAGTTAAAAAAGAACCACCTGTTACCTTGGTCCATAAGAATTTCCAG GGCATACTGACCAATGAAACCAAATGCTTAAGATGTGAGACAGTAACTGCAAGGGACGAAACGTTTTTTGATCTGAGTGTTGACATCGAGCAGAATAGTTCCATTACAAGCTGCCTGAAAAATTTCAGCTCCACTGAGACTTTAAATGCCGAGGACAAATTCTTCTGTGACAAATGTTGCAG tttgcaagaagcacAGAAGAGAATGAAGATCAAGAAGGCTCCCCATATATTGGTGATCCACCTAAAGCGCTTTAAGTACATTGAGCAGCTTGGGCGGTATAAGAAGCTTTCGTATCGGGTTGTCTTCCCCATGGAGCTGAAGATCAGCAGTACATCTGATGATGTGGATACTGAATACTCTCTCTTTGCTGTGGTGGTCCATGTTGGAAGCGGCCCCAATCATGGCCATTATGTAAGCCTCGTAAAAAGCCACAACCACTGGTTGTTCTTCGATGATGAAAACGTGGAGATGGTTGAAGAGTCAACCCTGCAAACATTCTTCGGTTCTTCGCACGAATACTCAGGCAACACAGATCATGGATACATCTTGTTTTACGAGGGCCTTGGTGCGAAGAGTTTAGGTTGA